The stretch of DNA TATTACTACAATATTTCTATCCTATTAGGTTTCAGCATTTGTGCTTATGCAAGTTGTACTTAACAGCCAGGTGACGTGATTAACGTTCGGCCACGTGAGCAGGGAAAACTATCGCAAATGGACATAATACTGAAGATATAGAGGACAGAAAACATATTTGATCAGAGCTCTGCAACCGTATCTCTTACTCTATCTCCTTTATCTCCATGTAACATACCTTACAGTTTCCTTCCGTAACAGGACTAAAATGCCCCAGTGCACACCAACCAAAGCTCTACGCAGCTGGGATCAGAACCCCTGAGGGGGGTCTCCCGAACGACTGCCCTTAGCCAGACGTTTGCTCTCGCTCAGGTCTATTTTGGTCTTCTGGATGTGGGTGAAGATCTCGTGGAAGAGCGCCTTGTACTCGGGCTGCTGGCCCTCATCCTGCGGGAACGCCGGCGAGCTGGAGAGTCGGCGGCGGGGCCCGACGCTGGCGGCGGGACAGTTGGCGGTTTGGACGGCTTTGTGACTGTGCTGGTCGGAGGCCTGCTGGCAGCGCTCCAGCAGCTCGTTATACTTCACCTGCGAGACATCACTTTAATCAAGCGAAAAAAGCCCAAACCGCGTCTGAACGTTTCCGGAGAACGCCACCTGCAGCGCGCTGTACTGCGCGTCCACCTCGTTGAGCAGCGAGATGCCCCTCCGCTTCACCGCCTCCGCGCGTCTGATGCACAGCTGCTCGTGGCCGCGGCGGATGTCGTCTGCCCTCAAAAAGCCGTCGCTGTTGCACCGTTGCCGGCCGTGCCGCGttggctcctcccccttctccaccGCCTCGGCTCTTTCCTCGGAGATGAAGAACACCGTGTCGGGCACCAGCATCTGCTGCGGCCTCCTGACGCTGGTGGAGGCGGAGACAGAGAGTGAagaactggggaaatggagaAAAGCTCTCGGAGTCCGCTCGGTCTGGCCCCCACCTGTTGGCGCAATCCGCACGccactgaagctgcagctgctccacctcggcctccagctccttctgtcTGGCCCGGCAGCCGTCCAGCAGGGCCAGCCTCTGCTCCAGACCTCGGTTCTCCTTGACCGTCAGCTCCATCTCCTGTTCCGCCGCCTCCCTTCGGCTCCTCTCCGCCGCCATCTGGCTGTGGAGGGTCTTAATGGAGCGCTGCAGGGCGGCGTTCTCTTCTTCTGGGTCTGGACGCATTTCTCGCCAGCAGGAAGAGCCTTGCTGCGACCAGAGTCCATCCAGGTGTAgaacactgtggggggggggcaggtcggGCTTGAAGTGACGGCATTTGCTCATCAAATTTAACCTTCAGTTTGATCACACCgtgaatgttttatttcaaatctgTCTTTGGCACAAATAGGCaaaaagatgcaggaggaaaacgtcaTTATGTTTTCACTCACGTCTAATCTCTGAACAGCTCAACAGAAGAACTGAAACAACGGCGGCGGGTTTGTATCTGGAGGAACACCGCTGACAACAGGAGGATTAACTTCCTCTTATGGATTATGTCTAACAGAGTCCGTCTGACCTTCAGTCGGCGGCAGACAAAGGGCCGAAACAGTCGCGCCAAGAGGCTAACGGAGGCCCAGACGACACACGGCAGCTTTTCTGCTCTCATGATGTCCTCCtgaacaaccacacacacacacaccacacacacacacacacctgttttgGTGCACGTCGTACAACTCTTTGAGGCAGGAAACACTCTGCGAGCCGATGCTGCGGCGCTGCTCTGTCAGCTCTCTCTTATTACGCTCCACCTGGGCGGACTTgagctcctccacctgagcCTGCAGGTCCTCCATGTAGGTCTGAAGGCCGTCGATGGTCTCCGTTAGACTGGAGagttaaaaaggaagaaaaaaaacctgctgaatGAAAACGATGGAATTAGCATTCAACTGCTCCGATTCTCTTTAGGCCCGCTGACCTGTGGATCTTCTGCTGGGCCAGGCGGTTGTCCCGCACCAGCCTCTGGTTGCCTTGCTCCAGATCCTTGGCGGCCATGTCCAGCTGATCGTACACTTTTGCGTGCTGGTCGTTCATGTGACGCAGCAGATCCACCTGCTTGGTCAGGTACTGTCGAACAGAACAAGCTAACGTGAGCTAATGCACGCGTGGGTCAGATTTTTGGTTATTGGTTCTGGTTAAAAGGAACCTgactgagagcagcagcatggcagtaAACGCCATTAATGCTGGCTGGGGTCAGCTGGGTGGCAGCGCCGCATAAAGATGAGGGTCAGTGGGATGTATGGGATTACATATCAACCTCCATAAATCCTCCAGCCCTTGGGCCTCTTAATGCCGACGACTAATCAAAGCTACAAACAAATGAGGGCCGTCACCGGCGTTTGCGTGCGTGTCGTTGAGCTCAGCCCCGTCGGAATGTCTCAGACTCGAACTACAAATCCTGACTGTGCACGCACCCACACCCAGTCCAGAACACACCAGCAAGGTGTGACTGTGGCCAAGCCGAGGCTGCAGGGCGTAACGGCGTGTTTAGAACGATCACAGCTCGCTCCCAGACAGGCTTAACCGCCGCTCCCGTCCCGACATTTCTCACCTCgatctccagcagctgctcgtgGTTGGTGGAGTACATCTGCTGCAGGGCCTGCTCAAGCTCATGGTTCCTGTCCAGGAGCGTTTTCCCCAGCTCCGCCGCCAAGTGGAGATCTGTAAACACGGGGCAGCCGCGTCAACACAAGGTGCGAAGCAAGCGCCGACGCCCTGAGACCTGCAGAGGATGTGAGCGCACGTGTGAGTGTGAAGGGGCTCAACACGCACGGACAGGACAGCCATTgtctcctcctgctgagagATTCTCCAGACGAAGCGCACGAGAATCCGAGGAATGCCTTGGGATCTCCTTGTGACCCATCCTCCCACTAGAATCTGGATCTCGTACCACGGCAGCTGTGAATAAACCCACTTGAGGCGGCGTGAAGCACCCCTTATGTGGACATAAACCCACTAGTAAAATCTCTCATGAATTTCAATTGATTAGTCGGTGGGTTTTGCTCATGAAACCACGCGAGAGCAGAGTTGCACGTGAACACGACAGGGGCGACACGCACAAACAATTCAAGGAAACGAAGACCTCGAGTGTTGCAAGCCGCGTCTTTTAGTGCAAACGGACATGAACTGTGATTCACTACTGCTTTAATGCTACGGTGGTGGAGAGATGACACGTTTTCCTCCCTTTATGTACAAACACAAGAGTATTTTCAGCTTTTTGGGCTGCACGGTGGGGGGTTGCAGGAAGCCGATGCCGTCACTCACCATAACAAATCAGTTCTGCAGCGAAAGTTCCCACAATCTGAACCTTTTATCAGGTCATCAGTTTAATTATGCGAGTGATTCGTTACTTACAGCTGACGAAGGTTTCATTCATCAGAAAACGTTATCGCCgaatttattaaagaaaaacacagcatttttttttttttttaaaagaaaaaaaaccccatatACGTGCCAAACCCCGAGTGGGTTTAATGGCGATCAAAAAACTAAATCACTAAGTTAAGAAtaaacattttctgttttccccttGGCGGTATTAATTAATCAAACATCTAATTTATAAAACCCACGCTGTATGTTAAAAGACATTAAAGTTCCAGCCGGAAACAGCAGTGGACACAGGACCTGGCCATATCTTTAATATAAAGGTAACAACAATATTTGTGCCAATAACAATGACGCCAGGGCACAGCCGGAGTTTAGGGTGCGACTACAGCCCAGACTGAAGTGGACATTACCGTGTTCCAGGTCCCGCGGGTCGTACCAAACTTCTCCATTCTTCTCAAAGTCCTCCTCCAAGATCACATCAGTTAACATTGTGCCGCAGCCAACGCGAACAAAGGCTCCACCTCTACAGAAACCTGGCAGACAGGTGTTGCTCAGGTCCGAGGCTTGGAGCCGCCCGTCGAGGGGAACATCCTCCCGGAGTTGTGAGCATCCGTCTGTTGTGTGCAGCAACGTGGCAAATCTAATACACGCTAACATCCGGTAGGTGGCAGATATACGGCTGGATCTACTTTGTATCTTTCATTTTTACAGCGTTTCAACATTACGCTCAATTGAACTCAATACTACAGATATCCGAGGCTACTGGGGATGCTTAAAAGAACGCCGAAAATAGttattcaaacattttttttacaatcaaatttcaaatgtgtttatattttttaacttcctgcttcctcattCCTGTGACGAATCAGGATGTAGACTGAAGAAGACAGACGGACTCCTGAGCCAATCACACGTGCGCCCGTTCATTTAAGCCCCGCCCCGAACGTCTGTTTTGGCCAGGTTCCTGCATATTTCATAGCTTCACGTCAGGACTGTGAGATCGTGAggacagtttttttaaaaatgagattaCCTGAACAGGGCGTTTTATTTGGTCTCTCGTGCCTTTTGAACAACATTGCCAATAGCTGTAATAATTGCCGATAACACGGTTGAATAACGCTGTAATTTCGAAACGACGGCAGCAGCCATGAGCACGGAGGAGAAAATGGGCTCAGGTGTGCGTTCCGGTACGATGACCACGGGCCAAAACCGGCTGAACTTTAAGGTCAATCAAGCCGCTCTGGCTTATGCCATGACAACGCTGGGAGCCTCCATGATTAACAACATATTCTCATTCTACTATGTCAAACTCTTTATTAATGAATACAAAACATCGGAGACAGCTTTCCACCAATCACAGGTGCGTAAATCATTTCTATTTCTAttaaatttgtaaaataaattgtTGGGACCCCAGTCACGTCCTGGGCTTTGGTGAGATCGACGACGTTTCTGCTCCTGTCAGCGCGGCTCCTTCCTCCACAGTTGGTGTTCATGGTGTGGAATGCGCTCAACGACCCTCTCTTTGGGTACCTGCAAGACAACTCGAGGATGCGCTGCTGCTCCCAGCGCCGCCTGTCCATCCTGTATGGGGCTCCACTCTACTCGCTGAGCTTCCTTCTGCCCTGGTTCCCGTGGAGATCCTATTACCCCGGCGACTGGTTGAGCGGCTTGCACCTGATGGTGGCTCTCTGCGCTTTTGATGGTCTGCTCAC from Takifugu flavidus isolate HTHZ2018 chromosome 18, ASM371156v2, whole genome shotgun sequence encodes:
- the cdr2a gene encoding cerebellar degeneration-related protein 2; translated protein: MLACIRFATLLHTTDGCSQLREDVPLDGRLQASDLSNTCLPGFCRGGAFVRVGCGTMLTDVILEEDFEKNGEVWYDPRDLEHDLHLAAELGKTLLDRNHELEQALQQMYSTNHEQLLEIEYLTKQVDLLRHMNDQHAKVYDQLDMAAKDLEQGNQRLVRDNRLAQQKIHSLTETIDGLQTYMEDLQAQVEELKSAQVERNKRELTEQRRSIGSQSVSCLKELYDVHQNSVLHLDGLWSQQGSSCWREMRPDPEEENAALQRSIKTLHSQMAAERSRREAAEQEMELTVKENRGLEQRLALLDGCRARQKELEAEVEQLQLQWRADCANSVRRPQQMLVPDTVFFISEERAEAVEKGEEPTRHGRQRCNSDGFLRADDIRRGHEQLCIRRAEAVKRRGISLLNEVDAQYSALQVKYNELLERCQQASDQHSHKAVQTANCPAASVGPRRRLSSSPAFPQDEGQQPEYKALFHEIFTHIQKTKIDLSESKRLAKGSRSGDPPQGF